The Girardinichthys multiradiatus isolate DD_20200921_A chromosome 7, DD_fGirMul_XY1, whole genome shotgun sequence region TCTCTTAtgttcagtttgtttgtttctttttaaatgcagatgTTTTAAATTAGCTTTGGACCAAAAGCCTAAATGTTCTTTTCCAGTGTGTCTTCCCTCTGGTCTACTACTACTCCTCTGGTTTCACATCTTCTTCCCATCTTTCCTGTCTATTTCACAGTCTCCCACATCCTCCTGGAGTCTTCCTCCTGGTCTCATGCTCATGACTCATCAGTTCAAATGAACATGTGTTTTCTGTGGACCTGAGGGAGCTCCTGTCCTCGTTTTAATTGCGCCTCTGCCTCCATCTCTCTAAATGAAAACATGGTGAAACGCAGTTACTTTTGATGATGTTCTACGCATTTATGTGAAGTAATTTATCATACATATTGTGTCGGACATGAGAAACCCATTTACCCGCCGGGGAATAGTGCCCCCTGCTGGCTCAGTCCTTTCCTTATTTACAGACCAGAAGAATCCCTGCAgaagtatttttttctgctgaaCTGGCATGGTACCAACCAAACTTCTTTGTTtcttattaggattttatgtgacagaccacaTAAAATTtttgatgaaaaactgaaatctaaacaaaaaagtgtgctGATGTTTTCTGCCCATCTGAGTCAGAACTTTATAGAACCACCTCTGGCTGCAGGTCCAGCTGCAGATCTTTGGGGGTTTGACTCtataagctttaaacatctacagactgatggtttctccattcatctttgcaaaacatctcaagttcagtcagatggatggagaacatctatgaacatcagttttcaagtcttgccacagattttcaggttataactggactttgactaggccattctaccTCAGTTTGACTCCTTTGGATGTgaagctctactctgagccctcAGAGCTGCTCTCTCAACCACTTGAGTTGATGAATTAACCCAACGTGGATTATTCAGATCGCAGTAAAAACCTCAGGCATCAGGAGAAATTCACCAAATACTCAGGGAGCAAATGGAAACTCGACACAGAACAGGGGGAGGCAACAATTGAACTCCACTAGAGATGGTCAGACCAGCCGTTTTCCTTCGACCTTCAAAATATATTTGAGTTGAGTTTCtgaaaaattagatttttgaaCAAATCTCATTTCAAGGAAGAGAAAAAGAGGTTTTCCTAAATGATCAGAGCTGGATGGCAGCATCTGTTAGTGCTGTATAAAAAGTGCTTATGTGGGTTTCTGTGGTTTTGTGGACTCTTATTCAGACGTTACCCATCGTTAAGGATTAGATCTTTGCTCTGCAGCTGGAAGCAGAGGCACTGATCTGAAAGCAACCAACCCAGCTGAACTTCACCTCTGTGACATCATGTCGCTGGAATGTGTTATAATGTGAAGCAGAGGCCTCTTTAACTCTCTGAGAACAATAAGCTCACCATTAAGAGACCACTGCTCTTTCAGAACATATGTGCAAAAGACACAAACCAGCCAGATAAATCACTGCTGTTGTTTTCACTCAAACTTGAATCACATTAAAAAAGGGAACCAACAGATTCAACTGAGACCTTCTGCTCTTTGTTCTTCTGTGTTCCTGCAGCTGAACACAGAGAAGAGGGTTGTCTTTTAAACATAGATCAGCAATCTGAGCCCCTTCAAACGGCGCAGACCAGACTGGAAACATGTGGTGCTGCAGGCATGTCAGGAGGCTGCGGTGCAGCCGGGTCACACACAACTATTTTAGTAACAGAATCTGAAGCATGTCTGGAAGAAATCAACATCATCTAAACATCtaaagaagcaaagcagaacctctttatgttgaataaaaaatacaataaattctGGACCACCATCATGTTCTGTTAATTTCCTCTAAAAGTCTAACAAAGAAAAAGGTCCATTAATGAGGCGTTTatagttgttttatttaagaTCCAGTAAAATTGACTCGGACTATAAAGTTTGCTGCTGGATCCATGGCAGTGAAAGCTTCTGCTCTGATATGAGCTGTCAGCTCTAAAACCtggtttttgtctttaaaacaaaaataaatcagaaaatggTCACCAGCAGGAGGACGCTCTGAGTTCTGTCATATTTCATAAGAGTCGACTGGTCCAAACAAATATCAGAACCACAATGAGTAGAATCCCATCATGTTTCAGACATGCCACCATCCAGCTGCCCAGTAAAAAGCATACAATAGATTAGTCAGATATGAATAATTATGGATCTGTCTCTGAGATCCAGTAAAATAACCAAGAGGCCAAAGCTCTTAAGTCTGGATGGCTACACAGCAGTGAGCGTCATTCTGATCTGCATTCAAGACGTCCTGGACAGTTAACTTTCTACAGAAAGCAAGTCAGAGATGGTGATTGGTGCTCCTCAGAACATCTCTACAGACTGTGTTTTATAAAAAGATCATCTCTGTGGTGAAGAATTGTTCACAGCTCAGAAGCATTTCTGAACTGTCCTCCATGCTGACCAATAAGGACACTGAGACAGTTAGCACCGCTTTAATCACCTCAAGATTGGCTTGCTGTCTGCAGCTGGTTCTGATTTCTGCTGCCGGACTTCTAACTGGAACCAGAGACAGAATCCTGTCTGTGTTGGCATCTCTCCATTCGCTTCCTGTTAGTTACTGAAATGATTTTATGACCATTCAATAAATGAGAATACTGTTGAAAATTTGAGATTAATTCCACCCAGacagatgttttcaagcctttatttctgttaattatgatgatttctgcttccagccaatgaaaacaagacatgtagaatattacatcacatcaatgagaataataataatacctgcttaaaggtgatttttgttttcaaatctgACCAATGAGCCTCAtcggaacacatattctaattgaATAAGATGACTGTATTTGAGTAGCTTCTCACCGTTTCTGATGTTGGAGCTCCGAGGTCATGTGACCAGTTCAGGTGCTCCCAGGAGACATCATGACGATGCCAGGTCTGCATCCTCCTCTGAGCTGAAAACATCTTTCATCACCAACCTTTAATTGGTTTTAATGGTCTATAAGTTTGAATGGTTTAAAGTATTCAAGATTTTATATTTTGgtcatgtttttaacatttgatTCTATTTTTccgtttttatcttttttttttgttgtctttgaaatgtttttgtctgttttgtggATTTATTGTGGAGCAATTTAGGCAACACTGTTGTTTTACTTTACAAATatatttgctttcatttttagaaaatttacaatacaaataaatgtcATTTTGCCTTCACCCATTTCATGTCTTACTCTCGTTTCGTGCCAATGTTCCTCAACCAAGGTGTCCGTTACTGTTTCTCTACATCATGCTGATGGAAGCAGCAACGTCAAACAAAAGTACAGAAGATCCAGAAAGAGGAAGTGAGGAGCTGAAAGtcaaaaacattaatggtttcCATCTGAGTCACGCCAAACATCTGCAGATGGCAGCCAGATGCACTCATGCTTGGAGGAATAATCTCAAGCTGATGAACACAGCTCTCAGGCATGGTAggggtagcatcatgctgaggggctGTCTGGCTGCCACTGGTGCATTGGAAAAAATGGATCAGACgatggaggaggaggaccaTCCCCAGATTCTTCAACCTCCAACCATCAGCTACATGGATGAAACCCATGAAACTGGGCCCAGTTGggtgttccagcaggacaatgatccaaacacAGATCCAGTCTGGTTCTGGAAAGTATAAAGAAGGCTAACGTCAAGCTTCTGGAGTGTCCTTCTCAAAGCTCTGACTTCAACCCTGCAACTTGCAGCCTCACCTGCTCATGAAGAAATGATGAATGTCAAACATTTAACTATTAAAatggttttattcttttttaactATCAGATCACAGCTTGTTAGACGCTCAGAGCCGAGGTCTATCAGCTCTGGGGCACCTCAAGGTTGTTAGTTCACCTGTTCTTTTAGCAGCAGTCCTGGgaatcatgtttttaaatgcagaCAACTCTCTGGTCAGTGTTCAGTGGCGTGACGACCACCACCTCCTTATTAATgtcaagaaaactgaagatcCCACGTTTATAGGTGACAACTCCCCGCCATTAATTCCTGATCAAAAGATCAACTAGGTCTGTTCTTCCAACCATCTAGATGTTCACCTAGATAATCTGTCCAGCTGAGAAACTGGTCAACCTGTGTTGCTCTACAGCAGACTGTATTTTCTATGAAGACTCAGGGTCTTCAGGGTCAACCAGAAGCTGATGTTTTTGTTCTATCAGGCTCTACTGGACAGTATTATGAGGTGTGGCATGTCAGCGTGGTACGGCAATCTAAAAGCAAAACTCAAACGTCTGGTTCAGATTGCCGTGAGGGTCACAGGGAGGACCGATGTCTTCAGACTTGCTCACACAGCACGGTCTGATCCGGCTCACGGTGCAGAGACAGCACCTGCAGACTCAATAGATTCAAATATTCACTGGTCGCCACCTCCATCAGATTATTAAATAAGGTAAGCATATAGAATTCATCACCGTCAGGTTATGCTGTAGTTTGTTGTTTGGAATGAGTTCCATTGAGCAACTGAGCGATATCTACATTTTCTGTGGACTAAATGTGTAATATGGAATATATAATTATGGAGGCAGTTTTTATTGTAGCACGTTGTCCACGACAAATTTCTATCGATCTATCTGGTCTTTCGGCTCTAGaaaaccaaccagtttaaatgaactTTACCAGTTCTGTCAAGCAGAGCGGTCCGATATcagccagaagcttgttgatggatACAGAAAGGCTGTGGTCCAGATGCAGCTTGCTAAGAGACAGTTATCCAAATAGAAATGAGGTGTATGTATATTTGTGAGCTGTTTTCTATGTTCCTGAAGGTGTTTGCTGTAAAATCATCTCATTAACCTGACATTTATGCCCCTGATGACTAGATGGGAACTAAACCAGAATCATTACAAACAGCAACATATTTATGAAGGTCTGGAGATGAATGACCGACCGGACTTTATGCTGTACATGTACACAATAATCAGACTCATTTACAATTCAACAAAACATCATCACAGTCTGAGTGGGGCCAGGTTTTAATGGTACAATCCGGGTCTCGGGTTAAACCCAACATGTGTCATGCAAGCTGTTTATGGTGCATCTTCATCAGGAGGAACACAGTCTTATCCCGGCTCTCCTCCTTCAGCACCAGACAGGTGACAAGCCTTCAGACAGGCAGAATATCAGTTCTCCAGGAAAGCCACGTAGTCGGTGAGTCGGGCCAACTGCTGCTCGTTTGGAACCAGCGAGACCGGGGGAAGATCTGTGGAGAGAAGGAGTTGAGTCAGGGGGGATTCCTCATTTCACCAAATGATATCGATCATCTTACACTGCACTGATTTTAACTCCGCCGCTCTGGCCCACGTGTTTCTGCTCAGCTCTCAAGCTAAACACTTCCCTTTGACCTCTTCAACAACACTACCTGCAGACCCTGTGGGCCGGTACCACAGCGTCAGGGAGGGTGGCTTCACAAACCAACTGGGCTGAGAGCAGCAGATGGTTCAGGTCAGAACAGGGAGGAGGAGGCTTGAGGTTTGTTTACAGGAAGAAATGATCTTCTGCAGACTACATGCTCCACAGATTCCCTCACTGTTAAAAGCAGCTACCTACCCAGAGGGAATCAGCTGACCCGGAGGAGTTTTGGTGCACATTCAGATCCTGGGAATTCTGATGTTCTGGTGCATCTTAATTTCAGTTATCAAGccagtggaaccagctcccagtttagacccaaactttcctttttgataaagcttatagttagagtggcttagtttatcctgaactatctctgtagttatgctgctatagactcaggctgctggaggacagaaTGACCACTTTTCCTAAGTCTGCTGCAGAGTCAGAGTTACATTTTCCACCTTTTaacaaacatttcaaatgttttcttatctacattttccttaaaaatgtaattgtagATAAATTCATCATTTTACAAGATTCTAGCAATAGGAAAGATGTTTTCATCCACCTTAAAATGATTCCTAATTCAAAATGTGTGAACAAGAGCCAGAGGAGAACTAGGTGATTTATTGGGGCAACACTGCCACCTACCTGGCTTCTTGGGCATTACCATCCTGGTTGCAGGGTCTGCCTGCCAGCCTTGACTCACCACACCTTGGACCAAAGAAGAAAACATcatcagcaaataaaaacaactgggTAAAAAGCAGCTCTAATAATTCACTCCAGTGTAGCAGTTAAGAAAGTCTCACCCTTCACCGCCTCTTCCACAGAGTATCCAACGAAGGCAGCCAAATCTTCTGCTGTGATGGAGGTGTACGCCTGCGCCACCAGGCTGTAGGCCCTTTGTCTGGTGCTCTCTGTTGAAAACATATTATTGTCGATGAGGTACACATGGAGTACATGTGTCTAAAGGTCAAAGAGAACGAACGTGTCGTCTCCCAGAAGCAGGAAGAGGATGCTGTGTGAGCATCTGAAGCAGCGTTCAAACATCATGTCTCATGCAAGCACAGCTGCTCAGCGAGCCATTAATCAAAGCTCAGCAGCAATGATCAATGATGATGTTTGGCTTAAATTCATCATTTACATTTGAATCCTTTTGTTTGAAACTGTGAACCATAAATGAATGTGAAACAGGACCAACACAGGGTGGAACATAAAGCTAAAGTCTGAGCTTTGGTTTGGCTAAATTAGCTTTGATGTTGCTCCTCCCACAGCTGAACTCTCTGAAGGTATTCGCTGGTCCATAACAGCCAGTATACACGGTGTTCTggaaaactattcataccctttaaacgggttttattggatttatgtgacagactGACACACTTTTATATTCAgggtttaaacttctccacatcttcctgacctgacctgtctgctgggttccttggtccttattcaattcaaagatactttattgatccctgaggggacaTTAGAAGTCCAGtagaacccatccaaacatacatcatgacacaagacaagaagggacgggtcaccgaggctttgctgcccactcacaggcgctgcccttgttagatgagaaaagagaccacattaggaaagtagaggaaaataaatcatatttcacactttatcctcagcaggatacagtttgagattgtaaaaaaacctcagaacaaagaagcaacaagttgacaaaacaacatgattctgggaacggtgaaggtggtgcaTAAGGATCTCATCCAGTCtgtgattcagctcacgtaacatctcagtctgagtgaaGATctcatcatacatgccaggcagcctcataATGgtcagaacagctgctgacattctctgaatttctcgatattccaggtaaccgctgactccaaaaagcagaaatcctgatatcaaacatccaattatttacacattttccacatcctcgactgacacacaatcctccatcgtgtatccagagaaaaatgtcccgtccggacaagttgggctctccttccccgtcttctcctcgagaacatttgatcaattgcattgagagaccagctgaacaaatccataactaagaattgatgctggttgttcactgatgttctctcaagaacctctgaggccagaaacagaacagcagcaGTTGGACTCCCAGCTGGACTCTGATTGGTTGCAGTTACTTTTTAGTTGCATCAGAGAAAATGGGAATAAATTCAATACTCTGACATTTTAATcaaacatgtgacagacatttCAGTATGACCTCAGGAAGCTGGGTCAGCCTGGGTGCTTATGAGTTCCTGAGGATAAACTCTGATAGTTGTGAAGTGGTGCTTTCATCCAGGCTTCAGGTCACAGCTGCTCTCTTTATCAGCTAAACGTAGAAGTTCTTCTGAGTGGCCCTGGCTTCAGACATGCTGACACCTTctcgctgctgctgcttctgcagCGATCATGTAAACGCCTCAGGGCTGAGGCTCTTTGGGCTTTATCACCTAGCAACCGTTTGGTGTGTATCAACAGAATTTGGACCAGAAGAGACAGCTGTGGATGTCCGAGAGGAGAATAATCGTCTAAAACGAGGCTGTAACTGTTTGGGTTTCtgctttatgttttggtttaATATTATAACTGTGAACTTCCTGTTTAGAAGAAGTGAAGCATGCAGGGAACACGCTGCCTCCTCAGAGCAGAAGGTCACTTTAGACTCTTTTTGTTGCTCGCTGTATTTATAACCACGGTGAGACGACCTGTGGAACAACTGGACTCAGCTTTTCTTAGCTCGGTCCTCTGACCCTCACAGTCAGGTCGGAGGTGCTGAGCAAGATATCCATGAGTGGGAGTTTTATGAAACAGGACCCGACCTGTCCTGCAGCACACCATCTATTCCTGGACGGCTATCATCTCGCACCCTCTCACCGCCTAAGAATAGCTCCGACTTTTCACCAGCAAAGGCAAAGCAGACGGGACGCTGGGAGCTTTTTTTAAACGCAGCCTGATGCAGCGAGCGGGCGGGCGTTACAGGAGAAACCACCGGGTTCTGTTTTTGTGTCCTAACAGAACAAGAACTGAGCCCAACAGACAAACTGGAACTTTATTTCAAGTATCAGTAAAGACAGACTTGGTGACAATCAGCTAATCATCAAACGAACAAATCATGAGAAAATCTTTCCAGAAGCTACAACTTCAAACATTTCAACTCTAAACTTTTTCACTGAACTGGATGTAAAATAGAAAAGTATAAAAAGAAGTTAAGAAAACAATGAATGACGTTAGAGTTAAATATTGCACTGAGAGGAGCCCTCCCTGACCTTCATCTTTGTGGTCAACATTCCTGTTTCAGTCCTTCTAATGCACATATCTAACTtattcttcctcctcttcctcctcagcaTCTGCAAAGTCTTCATCATCTGCAGCTCCAAAGTCCATTTTAGAGAGAACAGCCTCCACGTGTTCTGTGGACAGAGTGAAGTGGTCCATCTTCTCGAAGCCCGGCTCTGGCCGCTCTTCGCCCAGCGAGGCCTTGGCAGCGTCTTTAGTCTTTGTGATGAGGCCCTTGGAGGCCAGAAGAAACTCGGCGGCTCCGCTCTGCTCCAGGGCCCTCACGGCCGTATCCGTCAGCTCGGAGGTGGCCTGCAGGCGCTCCCCGTACCTCTGAGCGAGGGCCCGCAGAGCCGCGACCTTCTCGTCCTGCTCCTTCCCGATCTGATCCAGCAGAATGGCCTTTCGTTCTTCTAGGACAGCGTACAGGAGATCAAATCGCTCAGCCAGGCCTTGTTTGGCCCGCTGAGAGTTTTCCTGCACGGCACGGCAGGCGTCCTCCATCTGGTTCAGCAGAACCTGCAGACGGCTGTTACTGGCCACCAGCGTGTCGATGGCATTGCTCAGTTCTCCTTTCTGGGTCTGGTAGATGGATGCTAAAGGTGCCACCTCGCAGTCTTTGTGCTGGCCAAATACTTTGCACATGGAGCAGGTGGGGACCTGGCAGCTCACGCAGTAGATGTTGATCCTCTCGTCTTCGTGCTCCTGACACATCGGCTCTTTGGATTCCTTGGACTTCAGGGTCTCTGTGTTGTCGCTCTTCCCTTCCTGTTGCTGTTTGTAGATGTCGATGATGTTTTCCACCAGCAGGTTGCGCTGGAGGCCGTGAACACCGTGTCGGTCAAGGACGACCTCAAAGCGGCAGGTGGGGCAGCGAAAGACGCCTCCGGAGAAGCGGTATGGGTTGCGGGAGTCGTAGAGGTCGCTGGCACAGCTGCGGCACAAGTTGTGCTGGCAGGGCAGGATCACCACGGGCTTGGTGAACATGTCCAGGCAGATGGGACAGCTCAGTTGCTTCTCTAGGCTGTCCATGGGGCTGGGTGGCCGGACCATCGATCCTGTTCTCTGGAGGTCCATGGTGGAAAGGTGTTGCTCAAACAGAAAGCTTAAAGATCTTTCTGAAAACAGAGAGTGGACTGGAAGACTTTTCTTCTTGTGCGAGCAGTTCTCTGGAAGTGTTGGTTTCTATTCTGGTCCATGCTCGCAGCTCTGTCCTTTATATGAGCCCCTACAGCTGGTGACACCTGATCCCTCTCCACCAACGGGAGCAAACATTCCTGCCCGCTGGCCGGCCTGGGATCTTTTCACAGAAACCCCCCCCCCACCTGGAGCTGCATGTGTCTCATGTCCCAGTGGGCTCGGCGTCTCCTTGAACGGAGCCGCTGGGCTG contains the following coding sequences:
- the trim63b gene encoding E3 ubiquitin-protein ligase TRIM63, coding for MDLQRTGSMVRPPSPMDSLEKQLSCPICLDMFTKPVVILPCQHNLCRSCASDLYDSRNPYRFSGGVFRCPTCRFEVVLDRHGVHGLQRNLLVENIIDIYKQQQEGKSDNTETLKSKESKEPMCQEHEDERINIYCVSCQVPTCSMCKVFGQHKDCEVAPLASIYQTQKGELSNAIDTLVASNSRLQVLLNQMEDACRAVQENSQRAKQGLAERFDLLYAVLEERKAILLDQIGKEQDEKVAALRALAQRYGERLQATSELTDTAVRALEQSGAAEFLLASKGLITKTKDAAKASLGEERPEPGFEKMDHFTLSTEHVEAVLSKMDFGAADDEDFADAEEEEEEE